The stretch of DNA ATGGCTTGGTGTTCACTTCGCCGACCGTGTACATGGCATTCTCATCACTATATGCGAAAAACTTCTGCGGCACAGTCGGCGAGATCTGGGAAAATACCACGATCGGCTTCCATCCCAGCGAAATTTCGACTATCAATGAGTACTCATACacatactatagctacttcaCGACAACCGAGCGAGGTTCCACCATCACCGGCTTAGCTGATGCAAAGGGAACTAGATTACCTCCGTCGCCGCTCAAATATGCAGACTTAGCTCAGAATTGCTCGACAATATCTGGATACGTCTACTTTGAGAAAAACCCGCAGAATGATGTTGGAGGCGGCTGGGAGCATGATCCTTGCCATCCTGTTCTTGCCATCCCGAAGGCTTTGTTGAACATGCAACAAGCATGGCAAGATGCGCAATGCACTGTTCTAGATGGCTACGGAGCGTACGATCCCCCGATTGCCCTCACGCCTGCCACAGCTGCTGCTACGCCCACTCTTCCGCCTCAGCCTGACAAAACGGACACGCACACCGAGGCACCAGTGACCACGACTCATACCGCCTTGCCGGATAGTCAACCTACGAATTTGCCGAATCAGGGAATTGTCTCTGGAAATGAACCATCTGAGACGACCTGGACGATTGGCCCTCCGACGCCCGAGACGCCCATCATTCAGCCATCTCAAAGCGACTTGGACACTCCGTTCGTTCTTGGGACCGAGACTGAGACGAGACAGTTCAAGCCCCACGTTGAAGCATCAGGCAAAGCGCTATCTAGCATTGGACGTACGCTTCAAAATGTGGGTGCCGGCCAACAGCAGCCTGTGCAGACTACAGTCGAGGTCTTCACCATCATTGAAGTCACAATCAACCCTGCTGGGACCACTTCTGTTTTGACGAGAACCACCGAGGCTATCTTGCAACCTGCCAGGACAGTCGTACAGGCAACAACGGACAGAGGCGGCTTTGTCACAATGAAGACCATTATCGAGGCAGAAAAAGGCAAACCAGGACAACAGGTCGGGAACGATGGTACTGTCTACACTATTCTCCACGAGTCTACTCTGGCCGACGGTCGGAGGACAGTAGTCCCTTCTGTGGTACTGCTTGGCGGTGCCATTCCAGCCCAGCTCGAAGGGTCAGGAGCGCATGTTGCCGTGCCTATCATCACAGCTGGTGGCAATGTGTACAccgctaactctaactacgcaTTTGACATAGATGGTACGATGCTAAAGCCAGGCGGGACAGTAACTGTTGACGGAACCACCCTCCGATTGGGCGTAGATGGAATGACAGCGATTATCAACGGACAAACCGTGCCAATGGCGAAGGTCACCTCTAGCGAAGTTCCCGACACCACCATCACTGTCGGcggtaatatactaactggCGATGCTACAGGCGGCTTTGTGGTGGCACCTGGTACGATATTATCGATTGGCGGTTCATCTGTAATCATTAGTGGAACGGCATACGCTCTGAAGACGAACAGTGCAGGAGAGACGCTTCTTATTGCAGGTCCTAGCGACGCGTCATCCACAGCCGGAAATGTTGCAGGGTATATCATGAGCGTTATTGGAGAGACACATTCGAGGAACGAGGCGAATGCGAGAGCCAGAACATCTACGACACGGAATGAAGGAAGCACAGCCACGAGAGAGGTTGAGACAACATCGACAGTATCTTCTGCAACAAGCACAACGATCAATAAGACATGGCTCCCCTCATGGTGCTTCGCCATCATATTGGCACTCATAGCAAGCATATGATGGGATCCAACGCATAGCTTCCACGAGATTCGGCGAGAGATGATGACTTGATGCATATTAGCGATCATGTAGAGCAATATTAATCAATAATACTATGTCGATATGATCAATGCCCATCTGGACTCAAACACATAATGCTGTGTTGAAGTCCACGATCCTTCAACAATCAAAAGACATCGCAAGCAGCAGATGACCGTACGCCCTACAAAATCTGCTTCGTCTTACCAGTTTCAACCTCATATACCCAGCCCGAAATCGTCTTTCCTAGCAAAGCAGAATGACCTCTGAGCCACTCCACATCGTCTTTGACGGCTTTCTCCAAATCTGGGAAAGGCTGGAAATCGTATGTACCAGCCAAAACACCTGTTCCAACGTTTTGTGCTACGAGGGAAAGAGCGTCGGTGTTTGTGAATGTGAGCATGCCGCAGCCAGTCTGGGGAAGAGTTGTACTACGTTAGTGACAGTCCAACTAGGGCACGACGTATCTCATCACGGAAAACGTGGGTTGGGATCATGAGGGATAAGACTCTTACGTGTTTGACCAATACAATCTCCCGTGTTCCGAGAAGGTGTTGAGAGATCAGGATCGATCGGAGGGCGTCTTTGGCGTTGCCTGCGTGGGTTTCCCATCAGTCGACATGGCATATGAGTTGTGGAGTAAAATGGAGAGCTGTACCGCCGGCATTCCTAATCACATGTGCATCGCCGAGATCGATACCAAAGGCTGCAGCGGGATCGATACGAGCATCCATGCAAGTCACTGATTGGAACAATATTAGCCTTCATTAGATTAAGGATCAGATTGTAGTACAACTTGCCCACAAGATACTTCTTCGCTGGTGGGAGCGCGAGATGGCCTTTTGTGAAAGATGAGCTATACTCTTCGTTCTTAGAGACCAGGTTCTTTTGGATATCTGTTGCCATCGTGTGTGAGCTCCAAAAGATTTACAGTAGAATTCTATCTGTCTGAACGTCGTTTTGAGATTAATAGATTAGACGACGATGTATGGTGGGGCTTGCTCTGGAGAATGCTTCGGTTATCTTTGTAGCCATCTTATTTATATATCATTGAGCTGTTGTGTAGCTGTATCGGGCGGGGAATATGATATGGCGTGCTACAGCTAGCGCAGGTACCTGCTGAATCCTCTCCAAATACATTCGAGCTATTGCTGGCCCTGCCATGCAACACTCCTTGGCAGACTTATCAAGAATGTGCAGGAGATAATCACAGAGCCTGCCTATTGCGAGCAAAAGTGGCAGTTCTCATACGATCGTGCACCCACAAGTTGTACGTGCGCCGACAGATCGCTCATTGTCGTTCAAAGTGATTCCGCACAGCTCGCACGTATGCTGGACCAGTCCGACAGCAACCGCCTATCAGTCTTGCGCCATTCGCTGTCCAGCTGTCGAGCTCAGCAGAAAGTTTCGCcaaagcagcagctctcTCTTTCGTATTGAGAATGTCTTCTGCGCGTTGACCATGCCAGGTCTTGCTCACCGCATCCCACACCTCTCCAGAGTTTGGATAAGCAATAAGGGGCATCTTCGTCAACTTGTGTATGTTTCCGAGGGTTTCTGCAGAAATGGCCATGGGCACGCAGTTGATGCCGAAAGCCACGACCTGTTCAGAATGCTGCTGCACCACGGCGACTGCCTCTTGCCAGGGTGTGCCGTCCGCGAGGTGTTCAGTATCCTTGACCGTGCAGCCGAGCCATGCAATAGCAGCGGGGAATTCTCTCTCGAGCAGCACCAGTAACGCTTTGATCTCATCGATGTTTGGTATCGTCTCGATCGCGAGGAGGTCAACACCGGCGTCTACCAGCGCGGCGATTCTGGGGCGATGGAAATCCATATATTGCTCAGCCGTCAACGTATAAGCACCCGTGTACTCAGATCCGTCCGAAAGGTATGCGCCATATGGTCCGACACTGCCTGCTATGAGTAACGGCCTGTTTCGACCAACGACGCTCGTGTAAGCTTTGTCGCGAGCCTGCCTAGCCACTTCAACACTGCGCTTGACGAGTTCCTTTCCGTCAGCTTCGCTCAGCTGTAGATGCTTAGTCAAGCCCTCGGTAGCAGCTTGGTAAGAAGCTGTGATAGCGATGTATGCTCCCGCAGCGAAGTAATCAAGATGGACTTGTTCGATGCTGGCTGAGTCGTCTTGAAGGATCTTCGCAGACCAGAGAGGATGGTTCAAATCGTGACCACGAGCCTCAAGCTCAGTGGCAAGCGCGCCGTCTATAATAAATGTGTCCACGGCATGGAGTAATGACTCGAAGGCATCTCTGGAGAGCATTTTCGCTGTGCCTTGAGTGGCTCTTGCTTTGCAGGAGATTCAAAAGGTCTCGTAGTCGGGATCGGCAATGCAGGAATGAACGCTGGCTATCTGGTTTGTCAGGCCAATGGCTCCAGGGAAAGGTGATGTTTGGGCGAAGAGACATTTTCAAAAGCCGCCACTGGGCAGTAGATGGGCCACTCCAGCTCCATGATCAGTCAACGAGCGATATGCCGTACGCACTGTCGCCAATTGATGCTCTTCGCCTCGTGAGCgagatgaagtgaagtcacAACAAGCAAGCCATCAAGGTCCGAGCAGGTCGGAGGCGATGCGTGGTGCAGGAATGCGTGGTGGGTAAGGTTCAATGTTCGTGTCGGCCAACTCCACGTCACTTGCAGGCTGCGGCTTGAGCTGTTGCCAACAGCGCGAGCTCAGAAGATCCGCGACCTCGAAACCAACAACACCCCAAACATGTCGctgttctccttctccactccgctcgacatcgacatcgtcctcgacaaTACCGACGACCGGCCCACAGTTGACGCCAAACTCGACAAGAACCGCCGCGAGAAGTGCCCGCTGTACCTCGATGGAGAGACTGTCAAAGGCGCAGTCACAATACGACCCAAAGATGGCAAACGACTAGAGCATACCGGCATCAAAGTGCAATTCGTTGGCACGATAGAAATGTTTCTGGACCGCGGCACCCACCACGAGTTCCTCTCTCTGCAAACCGAACTAGCAGCACCTGGCGAGCTCCAACATCCCGTCACACttcccttctccttcaagaATGTCGAGAAACCCTACGAATCCTACCACGGCATCAACGTCAAGCTGCGCTACTTTCTTAGGGTGACAGTATCGCGCCGCATGGCAGACGTCGTGCGCGAGAAAGATCTCTGGGTCTACTCGTATCGCCAACCACCCGAGACGAACAGCGTGATAAAAATGGACGTCGGAATCGAAGATTGTCTACACATTGAATTCGAGTA from Cercospora beticola chromosome 1, complete sequence encodes:
- the VPS26 gene encoding Vacuolar protein sorting-associated protein 26 (BUSCO:EOG092632FC) codes for the protein MSLFSFSTPLDIDIVLDNTDDRPTVDAKLDKNRREKCPLYLDGETVKGAVTIRPKDGKRLEHTGIKVQFVGTIEMFLDRGTHHEFLSLQTELAAPGELQHPVTLPFSFKNVEKPYESYHGINVKLRYFLRVTVSRRMADVVREKDLWVYSYRQPPETNSVIKMDVGIEDCLHIEFEYSKSKYHLKDVIVGRIYFLLVRLKIRHMELSIIRRETTGVPPNQYNESETLVRFEIMDGSPSRGETIPIRLFLGGFDLTPTFRDVNKKYSTRYYLSLVLIDEDARRYFKQSEIVLYRQAPENSELAQRQAKEIQAS